ggcttAGAGGTGAGTAGTCTCTATTACTTCTTTACTATGGCAAGAAGGGGGAATATATAAACTGTTAGCATAAAGTTCcttaataaagaaaacacaaatcagAACTTAACCAACAAGCATCATCCATTTCAGAATAGTCACCCTGGCAAGCTATTCACTTATTCCAGGCATATTCAAAacagaattaaacattttctgtagAATTATCTATGTGGGCTTTTTTAAATAccctcaaagaaaataaatgtcattcaaGAAAGGAGTAAATTTCTAAATATCTGGAAATACTCAAATGATTTGAAGTCACACAAATAAGGCTtaggaataaatacatttttctttgagcAAGAACAGTTAGGTGTTACTATAATGCAATGAGTCCAATTTTCTTTTATGGCTTACAAGGTGGTTCTGAAGGCAGTTTCAAAGAGGAGCAATATACATAGCCTCCCAAGGTGGaaatttagaacatttattttgggttttctgttttaaaaaaaatctactttataGTCATACACTTTATCCTTAATAAACCCAGCTGAATTCCAGATGACAAATTTCACATAATgttctaattaaatttttttttaagtttccatcTAAGAAAGCTGCCTACAAACTTAGGTTCTACATCGGTATGTTTACCAATTTAAACTGCCGTTTAATAATTCTATGCTTGCCTCTGCTTTTATAACTTCGGTTTAATACATCAAATTTGTTTAACTCAAGTTTTTTTCAACCACTtgatcaataaagaaaaaaagtaagtgcAGTCAAGTTTCACAATCCTCCCAAATTTATGTAGTTAGGATAAATTTTGGTATTCAACATACTCAAGAGCTTTTTCAGACAGCTTCAATAAATgtcataaatgtaaaaaaaatttaatccttACTTCATTCCCATTTTCAGGCAAATTAAAGTTTCTAATGACAAAGAATCTTTGCATACTTGATTACACAAAAACATCAGAACAGGAAATACCAGAAAGAGAATACTCTagcatttattaataaaaatataacaatgtgGGTGGAGTTATCACTATGGCTATTATTTAGATGGCATACTTCATATCCCTCAACAAAATCCACTGAAAACTTCATTGAAGGcactttcaaaaaaataaaactgaaaaaaaaaatcattgtaaagATACTACCTTGGCATTTGAAGGCTGTAAAATACAGTAGTCTTCACAAAACTGCAATTCATGACCTTTCCGGGATTGCATGTAGCAGACCCTACAAGAGTCTTAATTATAGGAAATACCTACACCACAGTCACAGATGTCATAATGCACTTTAGCCAATGAGCGTCATACTGGTTTAAGCTAAGTGAATTTGGCAGAGCTTTAAAAATTCCACCTTGCATTTTTATAATGCTAATTTTCAAAgtaaacatacatgcacaaatCCTGTCAGGTAAAAACGCCGTATTTTACAGAAACTGAAACTGTGACAAAAAGCAGTAAGTGACTTTACAAATATATGCAAGAGAGTAAAGGCCTGAtcccttatattttatttaaagatttgctgttgacaaaaattattaaagatacATGAGGAACTAACATACCCAATATTAAATATTTCCCTTCAGATAAGTATTAAGATTTGCCTGgctattcttttctctttttctcttaaaatgccTCTAGTTTTCACATTTGTAAAATTAAGGTAAATAACTGCTGCCTTCTGTGCTACATGGATATTGACAGAATCAAGACTTAATACGGTAACTAGAATAAAAACTTTTCACAGAGTTGAGatttaaatgaaatgaatgcatgcaaagtgcttagcatagtgctGTCACATAATTGGTGCTTAATCATTATTAGGGAAAAATAGGTTAACAAAATGTATAGGGAAGAATATAgacactgtatattttaaaaatctaaatgagTCAAAAGTATCTCTTATAAAGTATGTGGCTAGTCTGTATTATGTCAATCGACTATTTGTTTCAAATGTCTAGAAGAGACCCAGATAATTAAAGAAGCCTACCAGGGAACTTAGATAACTAAGAATTGAGATATTCAAACTGGCAACACCGCTAATTAAGTGTTCTGTGATCTTTACCTCAACACTTCCTATGGATCTGAATTTCTCATTCGAAAAAATTAGGGGGTAAGATTAGGGGAGCTCTCAAGTTCTTTTAAGTTCTAATCTAAAATAACTGTACCTAAGATAGAAAACAAGCTCTGAGAACCCAAGAGCCCCACCTCTCGGGTGCTAACAACagcaatagtttattttttatgtatcacCAACTACGTTATTTTAAATCCTTATCTTATAAAAACCCCAAATCTGTATTCACATCTATTTGTCTTACACTTgataatctataaagaaaatgtcaaagaacTAACTTTGTTATACCATTCCCCACCCTAATTACTTCCCTCATCAAATTGATGCGTTGAAAGGATTTTGGAATTttagaaacacacacacgtgTTTTGAAAACAATTCATAGTCgtaaataaagtatttttgacTCCAAAGTACCTAGTTTGAGGCCACAGACTGTCTCCCTTAGCATTAGAAACTAGGTCTTTGGACTTTTAGTTgagtatttttcttctgtttctactACTAAATAACTAAATCAAATTCTTTGGAAGGGACTTaagggttaaaaaaataaaaaaggaaaatctgaaatttaaatagtCTTAAAATTAAGGAAGCTCTTATCCTCAGtaattacaaaacattaaaataacataaggTAAAAGTGTCCATAACAAACTGGTAGAGCTTTAGTGTTCAGCACGTGACAATCATAAGGTCGTAAGTCACAGCATTGCCCCAAACAACATGAAATAATAAATCATGTACTGAATTGTATCATTTCACAATAGCTTTCAAAATTTGGCTATCAAATATACTTTCATAATAGCCACGGCTAAATATTATGGACAATTATGAAATCAACTAGAATAAAGGCTAATTTTACTGTAAAAAGAAATAGTAAGTTCACACTTTTTGCAACAAACTGTGTATCTTAAACACTGCATACTTACTGAactctcaaattatttttttacaaaaataaaaattcaaggtAAGATAATGTGTAAACATTTACAACTAATCATatcattaaaccttttttccccttatatatatttttggtgcCCTATAgtgtgaatgaaaaaaaattctaaaacaacaGGTACTTTCACTGAACTTGCTGCATTATAAACACTATTAATCTTGTTGAAACttgctaaaaaatattttgaagcacTCAGAATTAATACTTGGGTTACTCTGAAAAAGTATGTTTAAGCATGCAGCTCTATTGGGAtgcaattaatatttaaattagccCAGGGATAAAATTAGGGGATAACacattttcattcaaaatattgAATTTAAGGAATGTATTGCAATATAGTTTAAGTGACTGTCTAGCACTTGCAGAACCCCATAATTTATTCTACATATGtattatgaaaaattaattttctcaatattccagcagaaaaaatacataatccATAGAAATATATTACCAAAGAAAAAGGTTGCTCTCCAGTCAGTTGACAATGGCTGTAAAAGTGCACTATGAAATATGAAATGATTATATCAATATTAAGACATCAGGTTGACTACATTCAAGTCATtagattttcatttattaaacagcAGCTTAAATAAAGATGGGACAAATATGAACTTAATCTTACCtaaaataatctaaaagaaagtaaaatgtgcATTTTATCCTTTTTTGGTAATAAAGCATAGTAAGAAACAACAACATAACTCAACAATTAGTATTATATAGCCATGATTAGTTTCAGATTTCTACCTCAAATAAAAGAAGCTAAACTGTAATCCTGATTAATGCATTTCCTTGTGCCTAAATATAGCCctaaatttttctcttcttaaaccTCTAATTCATGACAGTTGATCCAAACTGTTAGCTTTCAGAATTGATCTTGATATTCCTAAACTTATTCATAGCACTGCACATCTCTGTTGctcctccctcttcaccttcccCTACCAATTAATTTATGAACTCCACTGGAAATTCTGTATTTAGAGACATTTACAACGGTACTGAGGAATAAAGAAAGCAACCTGTCAAAATTAGGTGTTTGGGGGTTAAAACCACTGTCTACAACTAATTTTGAACTGCgataaaattctatttctttcttaatatgtaaaatgaacaaaaatcacCATCACAAGTCACACCCTAATCTAGTTTAGCACAGAAACGATCACACATAATCCAAAGGGGAAGGGAACGCTTAGTagagcttttctttttcaattctcaataggaatattttatttatttgaaaaatacaaaacccaaGTATTAATAGAATATGCCAGAAGAAAGTAAGAGCAGTTGGCTCCCTGAAGCTGCAGAAATAAGGAGAGCAtgggcttttaaaaattctctgtaAAGGTCAATaagtaattgattttttttgtagttatagCTTAATGCaactaaatatttcttgaaaactCTTTATGCAATAGGAATCACCAATGTGTATTTTTCATGACtcagaaatatgaaaacaagTGCCCATTAATCTGGCAAATACCTGTAAATACTGCATTACACAATTACTCTTGATGAAAATATTACCAGGATGTCCTCAGAAGGGTAAATGCGATTCAGCACAAACctattttgcttatttaatttGCCCCCGTAAGTAGTAGCACATAATGAGAACTCACTGCTAATTAAAATTAGGTATAAtcattaaagtaaaaaagaatgtGCTTTAAGAACTATGCCTCAGACCTAGTCTAAACTTAATGTAAATTAAGATTTCCTGGTCTGTTTCAATCACCTGTAGGCCAGAGTGGACTAAGATTTATGTAACTAACCAATTAATGCAGATGTTCTGACTTTCACATTAGGCAGTCACATTGAAGTAAACCCTTTCGATACAATCTTTCCTTCACTAAATCTCAAAAGGCCCCTAAAGTGATCTCTACCCACATATTCATTTCACTGTTAATACAATTTGCATTTAACCTACATTTACGCAAGGTATATTTCAGaataattctttcaaaaaatgtataaacattaaataaacagCAAAAGTGATCAgactaaaatatatgtaacacaaATAGACAAAACCAAAATAGCATATGAATTATGTTaccaattataaaaatataagggGAACAGCCATAGAAACATCACAAGTATTTTCAATAAAATCTGACCACATGCTAGTCACATATTTCTGTATTAGTCATTCCACACTAAAATGACACACCTGAATACACAGTGtgttttaaaagcttttcttttacTAATCATATAGTCATAACAagttatagatttaaaaaataagattctcatcataaagctaaaaataaatatttaaaaggaaatctcCTTTAACATTCAGAAATCACTTTAGATAAATGAATACCAGAAATATTAAGCTTAAAAAACACTGAAACACCCACTGCCAGAATctttagaaggaaaagaaaaagaaaaaaggtaggaAGTAAAGAAAGTATCCATGGGGGAGGGAGTAAATCATACTCAAATCTCTTGTctttatatttcctctttttctgagaAAGCATTCAACATGATGTTAGCAGAATTTGCTTCACTCATTCTGTATCTGTATAGGTCTtcaatttcattacttttatGAAATTAGATACAGATGCGACTGAGACATTAAAAGCTACATAAATTTTAGTAGTTTCATTAAGTGCCAATCATCAGAGCCCTAGACTCTGCCGAAGACTGAATTTACAAGTTCATCCAACATCATTCATTCTCTCCAATAATCCCTCCGTTCAGGATATGAACAATTTTTTAACACTAAAATTTCAACATAATCCCAATAAAAACTCTAATACCACCTAAAACCATTTCTTTTCTCTACCTCTGCCATTAATGCTTAAATGAAACAAGGCTGAAAAATCAAATAATGCAGAAATGTGCCTTCGTCAGTAAGTTTATGCTAAACGTActgaatttcagtatttttaaaagcacattaaGTTAGAATGGCTAGTTTGTTTTACTTAAAGAATAGATTTTGAGAATCAATAAGGTTTCTCTTGTTTTACTATAAatgaactttaaaagaaaatgctttacTAAACTCAATCATAATATtcataattttacaattttatgtGATAATTCAATGTTGTGGTGGAAGGAAGGAATTGCCTCTTCCCACCCCCAGAGAATAaagtgaggatttttttttttttgaagcattctgataaaaaaaattttaggtggcattttaaaaagtcaaattgcaatttatatatttttttaatttaaaaggaatTCAAGTTATTAGtggcatttaatatttttctatgtaaagTCAGAAGGTCAGTATTCAATCAAGTTGTGGTCTCAACGTGTTGATTATCTGCTGACCACTCAGGGCCACTGGTCATAGCAAATGTTTGCTAGAGTCATGTAACAtatagagaagagaaagcaaCTAATTTTAGCTATATCAGGGCTGTTGTTTGGAAACAATAGACTAATTCAATGATGGTTTAAAAGAAACACTGTTTCAATTTATTTGGATGAAGCTTTGTTTTGGGTAATCATAGTTCCCAGTGCTAAGTTAATGCCGTAAGGTACAAAATCttcaaatattaacaaaataccCTGTATAAAGTATTATACCTTCTTATTAGGACATAGACTACTGATTATATTTCCCAATCACAGACTGgcataaaaataatcatttctttcTATATTAAAGAACTTCTAAAGAGCAGCATCATCATTGCCTTGCCTACTACCTCCATAAGGTTATGGGgcccaaattaaaaatacatgaagatGCTTTATGTCATAAAGTACTATAAAAGTTAAAGCATTAAAATCACCTTCAGTGATTTAAGAGTAACTATGTTCACCTACTTATACTCTATATCCCAGATTTTATAGGGTTTAAAAGTTCATAGCAAATGGAAAGTAAGTTTTGTcccatgccttttctttctagtaaggaaaatgaaaactatgCATGATGATTATCAGGACAAAATCCATTACTAATCCCCAAGAGTTTCctaagatgttttatttttctttgtataattACGTTTTATAAGTCAATTTAAGAGTTTCCTACAGATAGCTTAGTCAAATCAACCATACTTAACTCTTTTAAGAAAACCAAGTATGTGAATTCTGTTGCCAAAAATTTgcaattgaaaattttaaaacacagcaTGTCTTTTAGCATTTAAAACACAACAGCTTATGCAGTAAGAAACATCTTAAATCTCCttactaaaaacattttaaaccttCAACTCAGGTTGAAGTAGTGTTCTtctaaataaaagataattatttaaacaATAGATTAGGAAGTAGTTCGCATTAACCGTAAGAAccaagggttttttgtttttgttttttgtgttttgttttgttttttttttttgacaactaAGCCTTTTAGAAGAACAGAACATACCCTAAATCTAAGCCTAAATTATTTCCCTAACAAGAACTTCCTAcgtgaagaggaaagaaagagacgTCCTCAGGGTTAGGGATAGCTTTCatagaaaaagtattttcaaaaatcGGAATAACAAGTTAATGGGAATGATGAATATCattaacatttcagaaaaaacttCAATGGTTACATACAAATAAATCATTCTGTCTgctatgtcttcttttttaaaaaaaacctgctGATTAATCAATCTTGGGTCACTACAatccacatttttatattttccgtCACACCTAAAATGGATATAAAACCTAGCATTTATCTGAATTGGGAATGAGGTTACAGGGTAGAGAAATTAACCTCTACCAACACATATGTCTACATTTAGAACTTTTTTCTGATAATTCCATTTTCTGACCTTTTTGGGTCAGACAGAATATCAGTATGCTTATAAGtgagtataaaaaaaaaaagagaaaaatcaaatgataGCTGAAAATTGAAGCTTAACAATTTTGGCCATCAGTTATCTACTTGAGAACAGGAACATTTGaaagtaaaattttgttttgcaCCATGTTGGCACCAATTCCTCTATTAAAGAGATTGATCGGCAGACATAACTTGTCTACTTTAGGGCAAGAACCCTGTGAGCAAGACCTGTGTCTAATACTATGGTCTGGTACACTGTTCACTGCATTGCTTTAGCAATTTCAAAACTCAAATCCTTTAACAGAAGATTCAGTTTGAAGAACAGGGTACTTCTACTACTTGTTGGTACTTCTGCTTTTAACCCGTTAATCTCAAGCTAACActtaacaaatttacaaataaGGCAGCACAACTTTTGACTATGTAAGTAAGGGTATCATTTATTGTAATATAAGAACATATTCTAAAACAGCTGAATGAACATGCACAACAAAATATGGTATTGAGACATTATACTCTCctgaatgtatataatttttccttatctgttaatgagcaacattattttttaaatgttaaataaaatccTCACCATTGGCCAGTGGGATACTGAATACCactatttaaggaaaaaaactgaaatggtgacatacagatgttACTTAGGTTGTCTACCCTTTCTACTTTCAAAAGGCCACTTGAGCTTATTGATATAAAAAAGCACATGAATCTTCAGAGAACACATACAAACCAATGAAGATTTACATCTCTTAATCTATCTTAAATGTACCAttcttaagaaacagaaaaacactgATCTTACCTTGAATAGCCATTAGAAAAAACTGTTCGACCAGGGAAGTTCAGAGTCCccaaggaagtcaaattgtcgtCTCCAGAACCTTGGCACCTATTCCAATTTTCAGAACCAACGGGAATTGGTGGAATGACATTAAAAATAGGCTTCTGATCCTGCTGTTGAGAAAGGGATGCTGTATTCATGTCATAGTGGTACATCTGTCCTCCAGAGGTACTCACACCATGAACAGAAATGGCAGACATTTTATTACCAATTATATTTGCTCCAGGAAAGCTTGCCTGACAGTAAACTGTGCCCAGTTTCTCTTGCTTAATTACCCCAGGGGTGCAGAGTTCGAtgaaatcttctttttctgttttcacttgGGGCAGTGTTGCATTATTGGGGCTTGACAAAACCAGATCTCCATTATCCTTAATTTTGGGTTTAGTGTCCGGTAAAATGAGAGGCTTACAGTCCTCATTCGAATTTCCTTCCAAAAGGAATGAATCGTCTTCTCCCGCCAGAGGAGAAAGCAAACAGTTTTCATCTATCAACAGGTCTGATCTCCAAGGACTCTCATTCGTCTCTTTACCTGGGGACCCAGAAGAAAACTCCAAATCCTGCAAAATGTCAAAGGTGCTTTGGTCTGCGGTATACAATTTCACATTGCCGCCGTTGGTGCCAGTATGGCCCTTCAAATTTTGCTGTTCTGAAGATCCATCAGAGTGAGTTTTTGGAAACTCCTTCTTTGTGGGGGCAGCAGACACAGCAGTGGATGCTGAACTCTTGGGGTTCTCTGGAACACTGGTCGACCTATTGAGGTTTGCAATGCTTTCTTCCAAAAGCTTTAAGTCTGTTTCCCCCGAGGAAAGGCTGATTTGGCCCTGCTGTGGGAATCCCAGGTCATTTCCCATCActtttgtttctgtctctcccATATACAGTCCCATTGAGAGTGAAACTGCTTTGGAGAGATCTGGCTGCTGCGCATTGCTTACTGAGCCTTTTGGAAAATCAACCAAAAGTCTTCGCTGCTTGGAGTCTGACTGAGAAGCGACAGCCAGTGAGGGTGAAGATGCAGAAACCTTCACAGTAGCTCCTCCCCTTAGGGTTTTATAGAAGTCCATCACATTTCCCCTCTCCTGAGCAAGCACACTGCTGGGGTTTTCTTCTCTACTGGGAGTTAATGATTCTTTGGAGTCCATCAGTGAATAtcaactacaaaacaaaaaacaaaaacggggGAAAACATCATAAATTCTAAAGTCACATTATCTCCCTGATCTGATTAGTAAGAGACAGCTTGTTAAATGAACCTTTTAGTTAACTCCGAATCAAATTCTTTGTTACCAAAAGAGTAATTTCTATCTTTCAGAATAAAAAGCCATGTCTCCTGCTCCCATTCAGCGTGCCACATTGAAAAGTACAATGCAGTCCATTTGCACAGCTGAGGGCAAAATTGTATCGAACTAAGCTTGGCTATTCATCCTGCCACTCACTGAACGTGTAGCTTTGTTAATCACAAACATTATAATTCATTACATCTGATTATTCTAAAGGTTCAAGTTGATGTCAaagtatttaatttcaaaaaaaggAAGTGTGATCATTAAAATTCCTACCTCTTTTCAATCAAGGCTGTTTGCTTTTCTGAGAATCAATACATATAACATTTGATAAATACTGTGCTAGAATTCCTCAATCCCTAATTACTTCCAAATTTCCCTCCTACCAGCTACTCACACATCCAAACCTTTAAGTACAACCAACTGGTGAACCATgcacattttctttgaaaaataaacgATGCTGATCTGCTTATCTTCCGACAGGCTGGGAAAAGGCTTTTTAACCCATACTTCTGACTGGATGTGCCTACCTCCAAATTTTGGATATATGAAATAAGATACACATTATATAGGTCAactaaaatttagattttaaagaGCAGAAGACAATGTGTAGTAGCTTCTCACTACATTGTTAGcttaaataacttaaatataGCTGACCCTTATCATAACTCACAAAACCATGTAGATCAAGCTACACTTGTTTACATTGCTTGAGATCCTCAATATGAAATGCTATTACATCTCCAAGTTCTTTCCTTTCCAAACAAATATCGAAGTACcgaaaaatggaaaaacacagaATCGTAAAATCACATTCATATAAATTCAGGTACAACGGTATCCagtaaaatgttcaaaataattttctctgcCTTCACCTATCAAACCTTCACCTATCCCAATTCTCAGCCTATTCTCAAGAGAATAAGACTGTTAGGCTATCGTTAATCAGGGTGTTTTAAGAGATGGACTAAGACTGAGAAGCACATTTGGGACAGTATAGTCAAATCCTGCCCAATCAAAGGAAACTTTTCCTATACGATGACGTTAGGCAACATAAATGTCACTGGCCCTCACTGAAAAGTGAATATGAAGGTAAAGAGAGGGGTGTGGACTTGCCACTACAAATCTTGAGGGTAAACTGCTTATCTCCCCACTCTCTGCCCTGTTTATCTGAGGTGATAACGATCTCTAAACACGAGGTATCAAATGGAGCCCAATGAATTTCCATACCGTTTTCTGACAGCAGCCTTCAAACCCGAAACCAAAACAATACTTCCTAAAACGAAAACGCTCCCTCAAGCGACATTATCCCCCAGTTTAAGTTGCAAATAACCCAGCCACATTAATCGGCCCTAATGAACCATGCCAGAGGGTCTTAAGTGGTATTACAAGGTTGCAATTATCAAGTCTGCAACCCCAAACGTCACACTAACACTTGTCGAAAATCGCAACACAAAACTATTACGGTTACAGGGAGTCTTTTTCTAAAAGGGGCCACTTAGAAACCTCAGGCGCGAATTGACAACAAACGCTAAAGAGCAAGCCCttgcggggcgggggcgggggcggggggtgggggagaaaaaAAGTGCGAGGTTAAAAGAGAAATATGTCCAGACCTGTTGAGTTCTCTCTCCGACACGCCCACTTCCACCAGATAACGCTAGCCCCTGCCGGAGTCTCCAAGTAGCAAGCTGTCAGCCCCCCGCGTGTGTACTCTCACGCGCCCTGCACGCCCTCCCCAAGCCAGGCGCGACGGGGCCTCCCCAGAGCCCGGGCTCGCGCTCGGGCGCGCCGGGGTGGAGTGCAAATATTCGAGCGAGTAGAATTCAGACGCGGCTTAGCGTTCACCACGAAAACGGGTGTTGGGCGGCCCCTTGGAGGGAAAGGGGACATTCGGGGGGAGAAAAGAGGCCAGTGTTCCCGTCGGGGAATAAGAGGCTCGAAACCCCCGGCAGTTCGACAAGGCTCCGCTCGCCGTCCGAGCTCAGGTTCCTCCCCCTCTGCCCGGCCAGGGGACGCCGgcggagggagaggaagaagccaGCGCTGTCACCCGCGCACTGCCCTTTCGTCACCGTCGCCCGGCCCTcgccagccccccacccccactccccgaGGCTAATAAAAGTTTGTAGGCTCCCGCGGCGGCCCCCGAGTCGTCTCCGGTCCCACCGGCACCTCGTCGGAGTGAGCGCGCCCCGGCCCCCTCCCCGCCTCGCTTCTTACCTCTGACAGAGGAGCCGCTCGCCCGCCACCGTCCGCAGCTCCTGCCGCAGCAGAGATAAACAACTTAGCGTGTGAACGCAGAAGGAGCAGgagggaaatatttttttttttctaaaaaaaaggaagtaaacagCCGCCCCTTTCTCCATGGGTGGGGGGAGAGCCCCTATTTAAGAAAGTCTCCCATCGCCCAGCTGACAAGACAGCCCTCCGCCCCGCGCCGGGCTCCGCGGGTCCGGGCTTCCGGGCGCGCGTGCCCCGTCCCGGCGCCCAGCTGCTTCGGCCGCTCCGGCTGCGGCGTCTCTTTCCACCCACTGAATCCGTCCCCGACGGGCCGGCGGTGACTCGGGCTCCCGTCACAGACACGAGCTCGCAAAATGGAGGAGGCGGCGGCAGAGGGAAGGGAGCGCGGACACGCGAAGGGGCCGCCCGGCCTGGGCGAGCGAGCGGGACCGAGCGGGGAGCGGGTGGAGGCGGCGCCACGGCGcgcacacactcgcacacacgcGCTCCCACTCCACCCCCGGCCGCTCCCCGCCCGAGGGGCCGCGCGGCGGCCGCGGGGAACGATGCAACCTGTTGGCGACGCTTGGCAACTGCAGGGGCGCCCGCGGTCCCTGCCCCCACGCCCTACGCGCGGGCCCCGCCACCCCGGCCCCGACGGCGCCTGCACGCCCGCGGCCCACGGCGTGGCAGCCCAGCCGGGCGCGCCGCGCTTCGTCCCCCGCCCCCAACTCCCCAGGAAAAAGAcagggcggcggcggcgggggccgACCTGGTCTATCTGGGGCGGCGTTAGGAGGGCCACCGAGTTTCTCCAGTTTCTCTTCTCACTACCTCCTTCCCGCCCCCGCCCAGCTCCGCGGCTCCGGACCCACTCGGGAGCTCGCTCTGCCCCTCCGCGGCAAGCGCCGCCAGTGCCCCTGCGGGTGACAGCGGGCGGGCCAGAGGAGCCGGGGCGCCGCCCGCGGCAGCGCTGCGCGAGTGGCCCGCGCCGCCGTCCCCGGGCCGAGTTGCGTGAAGTGTGTCACTTCGGTAGGGACTACGGGGTTGCACGGAAACGGTGCCGCAGCGTCTCCGCCGCGCTCGGGGCCGGGCGGCCAGACACGCCCTCTGAGGAGGCTTCAGGGAGGGGACTGGAGAGCGGGGGTCGGTGCATACGTACTTTGGGCCCGGGGGGAGTCGCGTGCCGGCAGGTCCCCCACCACCGCATCGTCTGGGCGGCCGGGTCTTCAGCTGCCGCCGCCGCGCTCTCGCAC
This DNA window, taken from Macaca fascicularis isolate 582-1 chromosome 6, T2T-MFA8v1.1, encodes the following:
- the NR3C1 gene encoding glucocorticoid receptor isoform X1; the protein is MDSKESLTPSREENPSSVLAQERGNVMDFYKTLRGGATVKVSASSPSLAVASQSDSKQRRLLVDFPKGSVSNAQQPDLSKAVSLSMGLYMGETETKVMGNDLGFPQQGQISLSSGETDLKLLEESIANLNRSTSVPENPKSSASTAVSAAPTKKEFPKTHSDGSSEQQNLKGHTGTNGGNVKLYTADQSTFDILQDLEFSSGSPGKETNESPWRSDLLIDENCLLSPLAGEDDSFLLEGNSNEDCKPLILPDTKPKIKDNGDLVLSSPNNATLPQVKTEKEDFIELCTPGVIKQEKLGTVYCQASFPGANIIGNKMSAISVHGVSTSGGQMYHYDMNTASLSQQQDQKPIFNVIPPIPVGSENWNRCQGSGDDNLTSLGTLNFPGRTVFSNGYSSPSMRPDVSSPPSSSSTATTGPPPKLCLVCSDEASGCHYGVLTCGSCKVFFKRAVEGRQHNYLCAGRNDCIIDKIRRKNCPACRYRKCLQAGMNLEARKTKKKIKGIQQATTGVSQETSENPANKTIVPATLPQLTPTLVSLLEVIEPEVLYAGYDSSVPDSTWRIMTTLNMLGGRQVIAAVKWAKAIPGFRNLHLDDQMTLLQYSWMFLMAFALGWRSYRQSSANLLCFAPDLIINEQRMTLPCMYDQCKHMLYVSSELHRLQVSYEEYLCMKTLLLLSSVPKDGLKSQELFDEIRMTYIKELGKAIVKREGNSSQNWQRFYQLTKLLDSMHEVVENLLNYCFQTFLDKTMSIEFPEMLAEIITNQIPKYSNGNIKKLLFHQK
- the NR3C1 gene encoding glucocorticoid receptor isoform X2, whose protein sequence is MDSKESLTPSREENPSSVLAQERGNVMDFYKTLRGGATVKVSASSPSLAVASQSDSKQRRLLVDFPKGSVSNAQQPDLSKAVSLSMGLYMGETETKVMGNDLGFPQQGQISLSSGETDLKLLEESIANLNRSTSVPENPKSSASTAVSAAPTKKEFPKTHSDGSSEQQNLKGHTGTNGGNVKLYTADQSTFDILQDLEFSSGSPGKETNESPWRSDLLIDENCLLSPLAGEDDSFLLEGNSNEDCKPLILPDTKPKIKDNGDLVLSSPNNATLPQVKTEKEDFIELCTPGVIKQEKLGTVYCQASFPGANIIGNKMSAISVHGVSTSGGQMYHYDMNTASLSQQQDQKPIFNVIPPIPVGSENWNRCQGSGDDNLTSLGTLNFPGRTVFSNGYSSPSMRPDVSSPPSSSSTATTGPPPKLCLVCSDEASGCHYGVLTCGSCKVFFKRAVEGQHNYLCAGRNDCIIDKIRRKNCPACRYRKCLQAGMNLEARKTKKKIKGIQQATTGVSQETSENPANKTIVPATLPQLTPTLVSLLEVIEPEVLYAGYDSSVPDSTWRIMTTLNMLGGRQVIAAVKWAKAIPGFRNLHLDDQMTLLQYSWMFLMAFALGWRSYRQSSANLLCFAPDLIINEQRMTLPCMYDQCKHMLYVSSELHRLQVSYEEYLCMKTLLLLSSVPKDGLKSQELFDEIRMTYIKELGKAIVKREGNSSQNWQRFYQLTKLLDSMHEVVENLLNYCFQTFLDKTMSIEFPEMLAEIITNQIPKYSNGNIKKLLFHQK